The proteins below are encoded in one region of Sedimentibacter sp. zth1:
- the glmU gene encoding bifunctional UDP-N-acetylglucosamine diphosphorylase/glucosamine-1-phosphate N-acetyltransferase GlmU — protein MMYMSIILAAGEGTRMKSSVSKVLHKVCGREIVKYVIDATEKAGIDKNVVVLGHSKEQVKDCLQNENVVLTEQPIGNGHPYGTGYAVMCAKEYINDEDTVVLLCGDGPLIKAATIKNLLEYHENGKYALSILTCMFDNPVGLGRIVRNLDGTVDKIVEQKDADDEQIKIKEINTGIFCFNGKLLKEALLKLDTNNSQNEYYITDTVKILGAMGYKIGAFTLNDEREIKAVNDRVQLAEVNKLMQERINELHLRNGVTMIDPSATYVDADVVIGRDTILYPGTIIETKSIIGEGCIIGPNTRIINSEIKNGVSIDNSKVIDSFIDNNTNVGPFAYLRPGTKLGKNVKIGDFVEVKNSTIDDNTKASHLSYIGDAEVGSKVNIGCGVVFVNYDGIKKHKTIVKNGAFVGSNSNLIAPVTLEERAYVACGSTITDDVEEETLAIARARQVNKPGKGKGRF, from the coding sequence ATTATGTATATGTCTATTATTTTAGCTGCAGGTGAGGGTACAAGAATGAAATCATCGGTATCTAAAGTTTTACATAAAGTTTGTGGAAGAGAAATAGTTAAATATGTTATTGATGCAACAGAAAAAGCTGGTATTGATAAAAATGTTGTAGTATTAGGTCATAGCAAGGAACAAGTTAAAGATTGTTTGCAAAATGAAAATGTAGTTTTAACGGAGCAACCAATAGGTAATGGACATCCTTATGGTACTGGTTATGCAGTAATGTGTGCAAAAGAGTACATAAATGATGAAGATACTGTAGTTTTATTATGTGGTGACGGTCCATTGATAAAAGCTGCAACAATAAAAAATCTTTTAGAGTATCATGAAAATGGTAAATATGCTTTATCTATACTAACATGTATGTTTGATAATCCTGTAGGTCTTGGAAGAATAGTTAGAAATCTAGATGGTACAGTTGATAAAATTGTTGAACAAAAAGATGCAGATGATGAGCAAATCAAGATAAAAGAAATAAATACAGGTATATTTTGTTTCAATGGCAAACTATTAAAAGAAGCTTTATTAAAATTAGATACTAATAATTCTCAAAATGAGTATTATATAACTGATACAGTTAAAATTTTAGGAGCAATGGGATATAAAATAGGTGCATTTACTCTTAATGATGAAAGAGAAATAAAGGCAGTTAATGATAGAGTTCAGTTAGCAGAAGTAAATAAATTAATGCAGGAACGAATTAATGAATTGCACTTAAGAAATGGTGTAACTATGATAGATCCAAGCGCAACTTATGTAGATGCTGACGTTGTTATTGGTAGAGATACAATTTTATATCCGGGAACAATAATTGAAACAAAAAGCATAATAGGCGAAGGTTGCATAATTGGCCCAAATACGAGAATCATAAATTCTGAAATAAAAAATGGTGTTAGTATAGATAATTCTAAAGTTATAGATTCTTTTATAGATAATAATACTAATGTTGGACCTTTTGCATATTTAAGGCCAGGAACAAAACTTGGAAAAAATGTAAAAATAGGTGATTTTGTTGAAGTTAAAAATTCTACTATTGATGATAATACAAAAGCTTCGCATTTGTCATATATAGGTGATGCAGAAGTAGGAAGTAAAGTAAATATCGGATGTGGTGTTGTTTTTGTAAATTATGATGGTATAAAAAAACATAAAACAATAGTTAAAAATGGTGCTTTTGTCGGAAGCAATTCTAATTTAATTGCTCCTGTAACTTTAGAAGAAAGAGCTTATGTGGCTTGTGGATCTACAATTACAGACGATGTTGAAGAAGAGACCTTAGCTATAGCTAGAGCACGTCAAGTAAATAAGCCAGGTAAAGGTAAAGGCAGATTTTAG
- the spoVG gene encoding septation regulator SpoVG — MQITDVRVRKINTEGKMKAIVSVTFDDCFVVHDIKIIEGENGPFIAMPSRKMPDGEFKDIAHPINIETRSMVSEAVFKAYEQKRTEDEE, encoded by the coding sequence GTGCAAATAACAGATGTTAGAGTTAGAAAAATCAATACTGAAGGCAAAATGAAGGCAATCGTTTCCGTAACTTTTGATGACTGTTTCGTAGTACATGATATCAAGATTATTGAAGGTGAAAACGGACCGTTTATTGCGATGCCAAGTAGAAAGATGCCTGATGGTGAGTTTAAGGACATTGCACATCCAATAAATATTGAAACAAGATCTATGGTTTCAGAAGCAGTGTTTAAAGCTTACGAACAAAAAAGAACTGAAGACGAGGAATAA
- the purR gene encoding pur operon repressor, whose amino-acid sequence MKKYKRIQRVGALMKIFTERPNHVFSYNYFAEIFNAAKSTISEDIVIVKELVEELQYGKIETITGASGGAVFIPSISLEDTKTILDELCVMFAKPDRIIPGGFIYMTDLFNNPSIVDKIANVISAQFINQELDYIVTVETKGIPLAIMCGKILNVPVAVIRRNNKVTEGATVSINYISGSSKTIQTMSLSKRSLSENSKVLIVDDFMKGGGTAKGIYDMMQEFKAEVIGTAVVIETKEPTEKLVDNYISLLILDSIDQQNKAIKISPNVKLLQ is encoded by the coding sequence GTGAAAAAATATAAAAGAATTCAAAGAGTTGGTGCTCTTATGAAAATTTTTACAGAAAGACCAAACCATGTGTTTTCATATAATTATTTTGCAGAAATATTTAATGCTGCTAAATCAACTATAAGTGAGGATATTGTTATAGTAAAAGAACTTGTAGAGGAATTACAGTATGGTAAAATTGAGACTATAACAGGGGCTTCTGGTGGAGCTGTATTTATACCATCAATCTCATTAGAAGATACTAAAACAATTCTTGATGAATTGTGCGTAATGTTTGCTAAACCTGACAGAATTATACCCGGTGGATTTATATATATGACAGATTTGTTCAATAATCCAAGTATAGTTGATAAAATAGCCAATGTTATATCTGCTCAATTTATTAATCAAGAATTAGATTATATTGTAACAGTTGAAACTAAGGGAATACCACTTGCAATTATGTGTGGTAAAATATTAAATGTTCCTGTAGCAGTTATAAGAAGAAACAATAAGGTTACTGAAGGGGCAACCGTAAGTATAAATTATATTTCAGGTTCATCTAAAACAATTCAAACTATGTCTTTATCAAAAAGGTCATTAAGTGAAAATAGTAAAGTTTTGATTGTAGATGATTTTATGAAAGGCGGCGGTACTGCAAAGGGCATATATGATATGATGCAAGAGTTTAAAGCAGAAGTTATTGGTACTGCTGTTGTAATTGAAACAAAGGAACCGACTGAAAAATTAGTTGATAATTACATTTCTTTACTTATTTTAGATAGTATAGATCAACAGAACAAAGCTATAAAAATCTCTCCAAATGTAAAATTGTTACAATAA
- a CDS encoding DUF4397 domain-containing protein, whose product MINFKCLSSGNEERIYDYLNNLCNYQECFCNKVYIRFLHAVVGAPAVDIYVDGIIVASGLEYGQITQYVLSYPGNYQVSVYISNQKENPLLEGTVELYRNTGYTAAVAGNLDGFDLYLIKEYKEEKEPINEAVVCYTNLSPENTAFDLCLSDNTIIYKGVSFSESMPNVALIPTQEKFSIKYTKTKEIVASTVLVELKKNTYYSIFSIGEGKDIELFIILSGLSYLDLC is encoded by the coding sequence ATGATTAACTTTAAATGTTTATCGAGTGGTAATGAGGAAAGAATTTATGATTATTTAAATAATCTTTGTAATTATCAGGAGTGTTTTTGTAACAAAGTATACATTAGATTCTTACATGCAGTAGTTGGAGCACCTGCTGTTGATATTTATGTAGATGGAATAATTGTTGCTAGTGGGCTTGAATACGGACAAATCACACAATATGTACTCTCATACCCAGGTAACTATCAAGTATCAGTCTATATAAGTAACCAAAAAGAAAATCCATTGCTTGAAGGTACGGTTGAGCTATATAGAAATACAGGATATACAGCTGCTGTGGCAGGCAACTTAGATGGTTTTGACTTATATCTAATAAAAGAATATAAAGAAGAAAAAGAACCAATAAATGAGGCAGTAGTATGCTATACGAATTTATCACCTGAAAATACTGCATTTGATTTATGCCTTTCAGATAATACTATTATATACAAAGGCGTTTCGTTTAGTGAATCAATGCCTAATGTAGCACTAATTCCTACACAAGAAAAATTTAGTATCAAATACACGAAAACAAAAGAAATTGTTGCAAGTACTGTATTAGTAGAACTAAAAAAGAATACTTATTATTCAATTTTTTCAATTGGTGAAGGTAAAGATATTGAGTTGTTTATAATTTTGAGCGGATTAAGTTATTTAGATTTATGCTAA
- the rbsK gene encoding ribokinase, with product MNKIVVVGSINTDLVFTSNKRPNSGETIFGNDFKTIPGGKGANQAVAASKLNAQVIMIGCVGNDLNGDFSIENFKKVNVNTSCIKRVDSHTGVANIVVAENDNSIIVVPGANYKITKSMIDEYKAVILSADIVLLQLEIPLEVVEYTLNLCDENNIKTVLNPAPAIKLSNETIAKSTFLTPNEHECKTILGLDKDVDIVEIIKQFPNKLLITLGEKGVMYFDGENVVTIPAYKVKAIDTTGAGDTFNGAFARAIVNNFSIKDAINFANKASSISVTKFGAQGGMPILDQID from the coding sequence ATGAATAAAATAGTAGTTGTAGGAAGTATAAATACCGATTTAGTGTTCACCTCTAATAAAAGACCTAATTCAGGTGAAACAATATTTGGAAATGATTTTAAAACAATACCCGGAGGGAAAGGTGCTAATCAAGCTGTTGCAGCAAGTAAACTTAATGCACAAGTTATAATGATTGGATGTGTAGGAAATGATTTAAACGGAGATTTTTCTATAGAAAACTTTAAAAAGGTAAATGTTAATACATCATGTATAAAAAGAGTTGATTCGCATACAGGAGTTGCGAATATAGTTGTTGCAGAAAATGACAATAGTATTATTGTTGTGCCGGGAGCTAATTATAAAATAACAAAATCAATGATAGATGAATACAAGGCTGTGATACTTAGTGCTGATATAGTATTACTCCAACTAGAAATTCCGTTAGAGGTTGTAGAATATACTTTGAATTTATGTGATGAAAATAACATAAAAACAGTTCTAAATCCAGCCCCAGCAATTAAGTTAAGTAATGAGACTATTGCTAAATCAACATTTTTAACACCTAATGAGCATGAGTGTAAAACAATACTCGGATTAGATAAGGATGTTGATATTGTGGAAATAATCAAGCAATTTCCTAACAAGTTGTTGATAACACTAGGAGAAAAAGGAGTAATGTATTTTGACGGTGAAAATGTTGTAACAATACCTGCTTATAAAGTAAAAGCAATTGATACAACAGGAGCTGGTGATACATTTAATGGAGCTTTTGCTAGAGCCATTGTAAACAATTTTAGTATTAAAGATGCTATAAATTTTGCTAACAAAGCATCATCGATATCTGTCACAAAATTTGGTGCTCAAGGTGGAATGCCTATACTTGATCAAATAGATTAA
- a CDS encoding nucleoside hydrolase, producing MKKNIIIDCDPGIDDAVAITLAIANEDKLNILGITTVTGNQSIEKVTNNALKLVSFLNRDIKVAKGVDMPLIREKHVAEGVHGTTGMGNYALPETNSTVVKENAVEFLKNTILNSKDKITLVPIGPLTNIALLFKVYPEVKENIDEIVLMGGAINGGNITSTGEFNIWADPEAAQIVFKSGVKIVMNGLDVTHSTGLYMNDVQELLKSDKKVSNMCGQILEFYFRGDHVKEHTFTPIHDASAIMYLIHEELYNYRYMPVNVDLSESFNRGMTVGDNREWIKYDETYPKVLMGVDTEKFRQYLLESIYKLDEEIK from the coding sequence ATGAAAAAAAATATAATAATTGACTGTGATCCCGGTATAGATGATGCAGTTGCTATAACACTTGCAATTGCAAATGAAGATAAGTTGAATATACTCGGTATAACAACAGTTACGGGAAACCAAAGTATTGAAAAAGTTACAAATAATGCACTAAAACTAGTTTCATTTTTAAATAGAGATATTAAAGTTGCAAAAGGTGTAGATATGCCGCTTATTAGAGAAAAGCATGTTGCAGAAGGTGTACATGGAACAACAGGTATGGGTAATTATGCATTACCAGAAACTAATAGTACTGTAGTAAAAGAAAACGCAGTAGAATTTTTAAAAAATACGATATTAAATTCTAAAGATAAAATCACACTTGTTCCTATAGGACCTTTAACAAATATAGCACTTTTATTTAAGGTATACCCAGAAGTTAAAGAAAATATTGATGAAATAGTATTGATGGGTGGTGCTATAAATGGAGGTAATATTACATCAACTGGTGAATTTAATATTTGGGCAGATCCTGAAGCAGCACAAATTGTATTTAAATCAGGTGTAAAAATAGTTATGAATGGATTAGATGTAACTCATAGTACAGGATTATATATGAATGATGTTCAAGAATTATTGAAATCGGATAAAAAAGTATCAAATATGTGTGGTCAAATACTTGAATTTTATTTTCGAGGTGACCATGTAAAAGAGCATACTTTTACACCAATACATGATGCAAGTGCAATAATGTACTTAATTCACGAGGAACTTTATAATTATAGGTACATGCCAGTAAATGTTGACTTATCAGAAAGCTTCAATAGAGGTATGACTGTTGGTGATAACAGGGAGTGGATAAAGTATGATGAAACATACCCTAAGGTATTAATGGGTGTTGACACAGAAAAATTCAGACAATATTTGTTAGAATCAATATATAAATTAGATGAGGAAATTAAATAA
- a CDS encoding ABC transporter permease, with product MLDAILSPEFFSSILRLTTPILFATLAATIAAKSGIINMALEGIMLFCALFGVIFSSLTGSAWLGLLLTLIAGGLIGYILAFFVLKLKTDEIIAAIAINLIAAGGTVLLMLAFSGDRGNSASIISFQTPRINIVGLGKIPFLGEVLSNHNILTYFSLISVVILHFLIYKTPLGLKIRAVGENKDAAESVGISSQKVQFIALIISGVLAAAGGFFLSGGYMTKFTTNMTAGRGYIALAASSMGGNTPIGGLLVSIIFGTAQALANAMQLSTLPSELVQMLPYLVTIVGLGFYSYRLKKKHERLSGK from the coding sequence ATGTTGGATGCGATTTTATCTCCAGAATTCTTTTCTTCAATTTTAAGATTAACAACTCCAATTTTGTTTGCAACACTAGCAGCAACAATTGCTGCAAAATCAGGTATAATCAATATGGCATTGGAAGGCATTATGCTGTTTTGTGCATTGTTTGGAGTTATATTTAGCTCATTAACAGGTAGTGCATGGCTAGGTTTGCTTTTAACACTAATAGCAGGTGGATTAATTGGATATATATTGGCTTTCTTTGTACTAAAGTTAAAAACAGACGAGATTATAGCTGCAATAGCTATAAATCTTATAGCGGCAGGAGGTACAGTTTTACTTATGTTGGCATTCTCTGGAGACAGAGGTAACTCTGCATCTATTATAAGCTTCCAAACACCAAGAATAAATATTGTAGGTCTTGGAAAAATACCTTTTTTAGGAGAGGTATTATCAAACCATAATATATTAACATATTTTTCTTTGATAAGTGTTGTGATTTTACATTTCCTTATATATAAAACACCACTTGGATTAAAAATTAGAGCGGTTGGAGAAAATAAAGATGCTGCTGAATCAGTTGGTATTAGTTCTCAAAAAGTTCAATTTATTGCTTTGATAATAAGTGGAGTTTTAGCAGCTGCGGGAGGATTTTTCCTTTCAGGCGGATACATGACTAAATTTACTACAAATATGACAGCAGGAAGAGGATATATTGCACTTGCAGCTAGCTCAATGGGTGGGAACACACCGATAGGTGGATTATTAGTTTCTATTATATTCGGTACAGCTCAGGCACTTGCTAATGCAATGCAGTTGTCAACATTACCATCTGAACTTGTTCAAATGTTGCCTTATCTTGTTACAATAGTCGGATTAGGCTTTTACAGTTACAGACTTAAGAAAAAGCATGAGAGATTAAGTGGTAAATAA
- a CDS encoding ABC transporter permease, which translates to MSNTTKFNVFRTAVAIIIALAISFGIILLVSEEPVTAILKLITGPLQKSRYFGNVIEAMIPLIFTGVGVSIMFTANQINLAGEGSFHIGGLVASVIAIYVTLPLGLHPIVCILLAGLAGSVVTLIPALMKVKTNADELVSSLMINYLVLFFCNFILLKVIRDPVTGAGSYLLPKSASLSVIFSGTRIHTGLILAILVALLGYLFLYKTKIGYEIRLTGENEKFAKYSGINVVKVVLISQLVGGFICGIGGGVEILNPIYDRFTWAGLLGYGWDAIIILTLAKKNPLYVPVSAFFLAYLRTGASIMARATDVSAEIVLIIQGIIIVLIVANQFLSKYKNKMIEKEAKKNLNIKEAE; encoded by the coding sequence ATGAGTAATACAACAAAATTTAATGTGTTTAGAACAGCTGTTGCTATTATAATTGCTTTGGCTATTTCTTTTGGGATTATACTGTTGGTAAGTGAAGAGCCAGTCACAGCTATATTAAAACTAATAACTGGTCCACTTCAAAAATCAAGATATTTTGGCAATGTTATAGAAGCAATGATACCTCTTATATTTACAGGTGTTGGAGTAAGCATAATGTTTACTGCTAATCAAATAAACCTTGCTGGTGAAGGTTCTTTTCATATAGGTGGATTAGTGGCATCAGTTATAGCAATTTATGTTACTTTACCTTTAGGATTACACCCAATAGTTTGTATATTGTTAGCTGGGTTAGCAGGTTCTGTAGTTACATTGATACCTGCATTGATGAAAGTAAAAACAAATGCAGATGAATTGGTTTCATCACTTATGATTAACTATTTGGTTTTGTTTTTTTGTAATTTTATTCTGTTAAAGGTTATAAGAGATCCAGTAACAGGAGCAGGTTCATATTTATTGCCAAAAAGTGCAAGCTTAAGTGTTATATTTAGTGGTACTAGAATTCATACAGGATTGATTTTAGCAATATTAGTTGCGTTACTTGGATACTTATTCTTGTACAAGACAAAGATAGGTTATGAAATAAGGTTAACTGGAGAAAATGAAAAATTTGCAAAATACTCGGGGATAAATGTTGTAAAGGTTGTTTTGATTTCTCAGTTAGTAGGTGGATTTATTTGTGGTATAGGCGGTGGTGTTGAAATCCTTAATCCCATTTATGACAGATTTACTTGGGCAGGATTACTTGGATACGGTTGGGATGCCATAATTATTTTAACTTTAGCTAAAAAAAATCCATTATATGTACCAGTATCAGCTTTTTTCTTGGCGTACCTAAGAACTGGTGCATCTATTATGGCTAGAGCGACAGACGTAAGTGCTGAAATTGTTTTAATAATACAAGGCATTATAATTGTTTTAATAGTAGCAAATCAATTTTTAAGTAAATATAAAAATAAAATGATAGAAAAAGAAGCTAAAAAGAATTTGAATATAAAGGAGGCTGAATAA
- a CDS encoding ABC transporter ATP-binding protein, whose product MTRLNKVLQMKNIMKIYPNGVVANEDVNFELEEGEIHALLGENGAGKSTLMKVIFGIEAPTQGRILLNGEEVTIKSSQDAISKGIGMVHQHFMLVPSLTVAENIVLGVEPKKAGIFLDMNKAIKLSEEIAKKYNFDIDVTAKIEELPVGFKQRVEILKALYRGAKILILDEPTAVLTPQETDELFIQLKKLKELGHTMIFISHKLDEIKSICDRATIMRNGRSKGTYSVKDISTDEMSKLMVGRDVVLKFDKNPPKLGELAMKVRNLTIKGSTGKVRVDNLSFDIKCGEILGIAGVEGNGQGHLIEVLTGLNKLYNGKIEIFGNDVEKLNIKQIRDLKLAHIPEDRMTLGCAKNMSITDNMFSNQYQSDEFSGKVMLKSKKIEEKSNDLIKEYLVKTSSNKQSVAMLSGGNIQKVVVARELSTNPRIIIANQPTRGIDVGAIEFIRHRIVKFRDEGCAIILISADLNEVFELSDRLAVMYKGKFSGMFTDVKNVTEEELGKYMLGLKKDDNLEGAIYE is encoded by the coding sequence GTGACTCGTTTGAATAAAGTTTTACAAATGAAAAACATAATGAAAATCTATCCTAACGGTGTTGTAGCAAATGAAGATGTTAATTTTGAACTTGAAGAGGGAGAGATACATGCTTTGCTAGGAGAAAATGGCGCGGGTAAAAGTACGCTTATGAAAGTCATATTTGGTATTGAAGCACCTACTCAGGGTCGTATTTTGCTTAATGGAGAAGAAGTAACAATAAAATCTTCACAGGATGCAATTAGTAAAGGAATTGGAATGGTACATCAACATTTTATGTTAGTACCTTCATTGACAGTTGCTGAGAATATAGTTTTAGGTGTAGAGCCTAAAAAAGCTGGAATATTTTTGGATATGAATAAAGCAATAAAATTATCCGAAGAAATAGCAAAAAAATACAACTTTGACATTGATGTAACAGCAAAAATTGAGGAATTACCTGTTGGGTTTAAACAGAGAGTGGAAATATTGAAAGCATTATACAGAGGAGCAAAAATATTAATACTTGATGAGCCTACAGCAGTTCTTACACCACAGGAAACTGATGAATTGTTTATTCAGCTAAAAAAATTAAAAGAATTAGGACATACGATGATATTTATATCGCACAAGTTAGATGAAATAAAATCTATATGTGATAGGGCTACTATAATGAGAAATGGCAGAAGCAAGGGAACATATTCTGTTAAGGATATTTCAACTGATGAAATGTCAAAATTAATGGTAGGTAGAGATGTTGTACTTAAATTTGACAAGAATCCACCTAAATTAGGTGAATTAGCTATGAAAGTTAGAAACCTAACTATAAAAGGCTCTACTGGTAAGGTTAGAGTAGATAATTTATCTTTTGATATAAAATGTGGTGAAATTTTAGGTATAGCTGGTGTAGAAGGTAATGGACAGGGACACTTGATAGAGGTTTTAACTGGATTGAATAAATTGTATAACGGTAAAATAGAAATATTTGGAAATGATGTGGAAAAGTTAAATATAAAACAGATTAGAGATTTGAAACTTGCGCATATACCTGAAGATAGAATGACACTTGGATGTGCAAAAAATATGAGTATAACGGATAATATGTTTTCAAATCAATATCAATCAGATGAGTTTTCAGGTAAAGTAATGCTTAAATCAAAAAAAATTGAAGAAAAATCAAATGATTTAATCAAAGAATACTTAGTGAAAACTAGTTCAAATAAGCAAAGTGTAGCAATGTTATCTGGAGGTAATATACAGAAAGTTGTTGTTGCAAGAGAACTTTCTACAAATCCAAGAATTATAATAGCGAACCAACCAACTCGTGGTATAGACGTAGGAGCTATAGAGTTTATTAGACATAGAATTGTAAAGTTTAGAGATGAAGGATGTGCTATAATTCTTATTTCCGCAGATTTAAATGAAGTATTTGAATTAAGCGATAGATTAGCGGTTATGTATAAAGGAAAATTTTCAGGTATGTTTACAGATGTGAAAAATGTTACTGAAGAGGAACTTGGAAAATATATGCTTGGACTAAAAAAAGACGATAATTTGGAGGGAGCAATCTATGAGTAA
- a CDS encoding BMP family ABC transporter substrate-binding protein has product MKKLLSVLLIMAMVFSLSACGAGDNAKDNKDAADNYKAALLLNGNLGDKSFFDSANEGLTRLQDELGKDKFSFKVEQMGATSQDESKWQPTMEDYCEDGKYDVIIVGTWQMAEILAKAAKKYPEQKFIFFDETFDFDAFKAKFEDGEEVPKNIYNVLYKQNEVSFLVGAAAALMTSDATLDKVNANDKVIGFLGGMENAVIKDFLIGYIQGAKYADPEVQVQTAYVGNFFDSAAGKDLALTQYQSGGVDVGYNVAGSAGLGQIEAAVEADKYAFGVDSDQAALLPDMAANIPSSALKNVGNSLERAIKLDMEEKLEFGVAETLGLSDQGVELVKGEHYETVVPQNIRDYVEQLEKDIISGKIVVETAAGKTDEEIKDIIDQLQ; this is encoded by the coding sequence ATGAAAAAATTATTATCGGTATTATTGATAATGGCAATGGTGTTTTCTTTATCAGCATGTGGTGCTGGAGACAATGCAAAAGATAACAAAGACGCAGCAGACAACTACAAGGCAGCGTTATTATTAAACGGAAACTTAGGTGATAAATCGTTCTTTGATTCAGCTAACGAAGGATTAACTAGATTACAAGACGAATTAGGCAAAGATAAGTTCAGTTTTAAAGTTGAACAAATGGGTGCAACATCTCAAGATGAATCAAAATGGCAACCAACAATGGAAGATTATTGTGAAGATGGAAAATATGATGTAATAATCGTAGGAACATGGCAAATGGCTGAAATTTTAGCTAAAGCTGCTAAAAAATATCCAGAACAAAAATTTATATTCTTCGATGAAACATTTGATTTTGATGCATTCAAAGCTAAATTTGAAGATGGAGAAGAAGTTCCAAAAAATATTTATAATGTACTTTACAAACAAAATGAAGTATCATTTTTAGTTGGAGCTGCAGCAGCTTTAATGACTAGTGATGCTACATTAGATAAAGTAAATGCTAACGATAAAGTTATTGGATTCTTAGGTGGAATGGAAAATGCAGTTATAAAAGATTTCCTTATAGGATATATACAAGGTGCTAAATATGCAGATCCAGAAGTACAAGTTCAAACAGCTTATGTTGGAAACTTCTTTGATTCAGCTGCTGGAAAAGACTTAGCATTAACTCAGTACCAAAGTGGTGGTGTTGATGTTGGTTATAACGTTGCAGGTTCAGCTGGCTTAGGACAAATAGAAGCAGCAGTAGAAGCTGATAAATATGCATTTGGTGTTGATTCGGACCAAGCAGCTTTATTACCAGATATGGCAGCTAACATTCCTTCATCAGCTCTGAAAAATGTAGGTAATTCACTTGAAAGAGCAATTAAGTTAGATATGGAAGAAAAGCTTGAGTTTGGTGTAGCTGAAACTTTAGGATTATCTGATCAGGGTGTTGAATTGGTTAAAGGTGAACACTATGAGACAGTAGTTCCACAAAATATTAGAGATTACGTTGAACAATTAGAAAAAGATATAATTTCAGGTAAAATAGTAGTTGAAACTGCAGCTGGTAAAACAGATGAAGAAATAAAAGATATAATTGATCAATTACAATAA